The following proteins are co-located in the Vigna unguiculata cultivar IT97K-499-35 chromosome 9, ASM411807v1, whole genome shotgun sequence genome:
- the LOC114162844 gene encoding cilia- and flagella-associated protein 251-like isoform X1 has protein sequence MLKQVSNRNQRTKGFKVKQGFKIFTLIVVGIWLLHQLKQHSHEKMPYEETSAKAFEIQKASSETKRLGRKGLQPWSNDKLFELMEDTEEKIEEEESEEVEDLIDEQDKEKEEQNEDEDGEDMGKQMEDMSLSEDESHEEGDKDTQSKSEKYNKETGASRVVMRMTKSLGSGFELGGLRKVKEEQVGNSKGIETEKQKKKSWTQAKSLTTALIHPNVLVTKGIDDVLDFGAASKIRYFKT, from the coding sequence ATGTTGAAACAAGTATCCAACAGAAACCAGAGGACAAAAGGCTTCAAGGTAAAACaaggttttaaaatatttactttgatTGTTGTTGGCATATGGTTGCTTCACCAACTCAAACAACACTCACATGAAAAGATGCCGTACGAGGAAACCTCTGCAAAAGCATTTGAAATTCAGAAGGCTAGTTCTGAAACTAAAAGGCTTGGAAGAAAAGGGTTGCAACCATGGTCAAATGATAAACTGTTTGAACTGATGGAGGATActgaagaaaaaattgaagaggAAGAATCAGAGGAAGTAGAAGACCTTATTGATGAACAAGACAAAGAGAAGGAGGAGcaaaatgaagatgaagatggtgAAGACATGGGAAAACAGATGGAAGATATGAGCTTATCAGAGGATGAAAGTCATGAGGAAGGTGACAAAGATACACAATCAAAAAGTGAGAAATATAACAAAGAGACTGGTGCATCTAGGGTTGTGATGAGGATGACAAAAAGTTTAGGTTCTGGATTTGAACTTGGAGGTTTGagaaaagtaaaagaagaaCAGGTGGGAAATTCAAAAGGGATTGAAACAGAAAAGCAGAAGAAGAAATCATGGACTCAAGCAAAGTCACTGACCACAGCACTGATTCATCCAAATGTCTTAGTTACAAAAGGAATAGATGATGTGCTTGATTTTGGTGCTGCATCAAAGATTCGTTACTTTAAGACATGA
- the LOC114162844 gene encoding cilia- and flagella-associated protein 251-like isoform X2, with translation MLKQVSNRNQRTKGFKMPYEETSAKAFEIQKASSETKRLGRKGLQPWSNDKLFELMEDTEEKIEEEESEEVEDLIDEQDKEKEEQNEDEDGEDMGKQMEDMSLSEDESHEEGDKDTQSKSEKYNKETGASRVVMRMTKSLGSGFELGGLRKVKEEQVGNSKGIETEKQKKKSWTQAKSLTTALIHPNVLVTKGIDDVLDFGAASKIRYFKT, from the exons ATGTTGAAACAAGTATCCAACAGAAACCAGAGGACAAAAGGCTTCAAG ATGCCGTACGAGGAAACCTCTGCAAAAGCATTTGAAATTCAGAAGGCTAGTTCTGAAACTAAAAGGCTTGGAAGAAAAGGGTTGCAACCATGGTCAAATGATAAACTGTTTGAACTGATGGAGGATActgaagaaaaaattgaagaggAAGAATCAGAGGAAGTAGAAGACCTTATTGATGAACAAGACAAAGAGAAGGAGGAGcaaaatgaagatgaagatggtgAAGACATGGGAAAACAGATGGAAGATATGAGCTTATCAGAGGATGAAAGTCATGAGGAAGGTGACAAAGATACACAATCAAAAAGTGAGAAATATAACAAAGAGACTGGTGCATCTAGGGTTGTGATGAGGATGACAAAAAGTTTAGGTTCTGGATTTGAACTTGGAGGTTTGagaaaagtaaaagaagaaCAGGTGGGAAATTCAAAAGGGATTGAAACAGAAAAGCAGAAGAAGAAATCATGGACTCAAGCAAAGTCACTGACCACAGCACTGATTCATCCAAATGTCTTAGTTACAAAAGGAATAGATGATGTGCTTGATTTTGGTGCTGCATCAAAGATTCGTTACTTTAAGACATGA